From Hydractinia symbiolongicarpus strain clone_291-10 chromosome 11, HSymV2.1, whole genome shotgun sequence, the proteins below share one genomic window:
- the LOC130614481 gene encoding uncharacterized protein LOC130614481 — translation MKRWKLDNPFRTVVEDYEAEDTERLIDEDKHKNALKVSNLGRSFGMEKTEAMFQKIPLSSSGILSNEALFLNSLVNVGRVEEHTSALRDRLLKLFYTHCSTMYPVIILPEPETIPNESYTRPRRNTISEFSLKRNTNLDPPSSPSTASKTFFNKLWKNRKSSTSGQRKDLFKTDQSVDQLKVEEPTKSLSSMSPSAIRRSLTRRFSQAPENHAEHMLQAIQHQDINTLDKFLSEPANNNDINTLRSTGASMFHQACVIGNIKIVKRLVARGADIHAKTRTNMSPVKLAAMFGNYEIAQYLIDQGADSKDIKNGLQDDSD, via the exons ATGAAGAGATGGAAGCTAGATAACCCATTCAGAACAGTAGTAGAAGATTATGAAGCTGA AGACACAGAAAGATTGATTGATGAGGATAAG cacAAAAATGCTTTGAAAGTGTCAAATTTAGGACGTTCTTTTGGCATGGAGAAGACT GAAGCGATGTTTCAAAAGATACCTCTATCATCATCGg GAATTTTGTCAAACGAGGCATTATTTTTAAACTCGTTAGTCAATGTCGGGAGAGTTGAAGAACATACAAGTGCTTTGAGGGACAgacttcttaaattattttatacGCACTGCAGTACGATGTATCCTGTGATAATTTTACCGGAGCCGGAGACTATTCCGAATGAAAGTTATACTCGACCAAGACGCAACACAATCAGTGAGTTCTCATTAAAACGAAATACAAATCTTGATCCGCCGTCGTCACCAAGCACCGCATCTAAAACGTTCTTTAATAAGTTATGGAAAAACAGAAAATCATCTACAAGTGGTCAAAGAAAAGATCTATTTAAAACTGATCAAAGCGTAGACCAGTTGAAGGTGGAAGAGCCTACAAAATCTTTGTCTTCCATGTCTCCGTCAGCAATTCGAAGAAGTCTTACGCGAAGGTTTTCGCAAGCACCGGAGAATCATGCGGAACAtatgttacaagcgatacagcACCAAGATATCAACACACTCGATAAATTCTTAAGCGAGCCTGCGaataataacgatataaatacgTTACGATCAACTGGCGCCTCGATGTTTCACCAAGCGTGTGTAATTGGAAACATAAAGATCGTCAAACGCTTAGTCGCAAGAGGCGCAGACATTCACGCGAAGACGCGAACGAATATGTCTCCCGTGAAGTTAGCAGCGATGTTTGGAAATTATGAAATCGCACAATATTTGATTGATCAGGGCGCTGAttcaaaagatataaaaaacggACTGCAAGACGACTCGGACTAA